A section of the Pochonia chlamydosporia 170 chromosome 2, whole genome shotgun sequence genome encodes:
- a CDS encoding pathway-specific nitrogen regulator (similar to Metarhizium acridum CQMa 102 XP_007815897.1) has product MPQRTQHQDLDFEIHVDPSCLSEPLDEKPSTMEHEDVVGVKEQAAEEQDSHGNAGGDDSIPDTETLKESVEKAETDEAPAESSVPDTQDLQPTVEEVADEPEEESTTHGNVCDAEDGTESRRGSAMSNGEALDGDIKRWPSKRTEALIQAAARDIVNHVASRPRDSIQSAASIPDEEETSFVTESYTESHRHSLGGESEAGQSHVSEEDHARHTAPTDDGGDSSSHHEHEDDVFSDNSPRSSMGSMSEAENKNAGKISPHKTRSARISDIPQSDMDDDFIPTLRGTPRPAFRSPSSVKAMQMSSPPASVNGTPRSSRRTPMSTVSRLGSPSVSAQYSPKKTPPRFKRNTPPLVLLHVTVLPSRWAWGHVLDNAQLSELSPEAKALWEAWNQLQDRTGDTISDRGILLPHPQNDYEVLEERLLETLELPMRRRARILECGHYLGPSNEMSLPEEIESEDEDYSDAARSPRQSMTEQSHWCKTCHSDIRYDSLGDAKVYRVKVYASNGLMRAGAWEACWKEMERVDVELEPIIDSKLQEELSRLSIEQERALELEEEAAAAAAAAVDEEIQRREEAEQAEQAEQAEQAEQAEQVEEAEQSYMPEQMDASVHTESSPQPDIPVESSPPYDDTRRMREEERLREIYGASPPSHPESSSMPEPRHSDFETRETPASPSVEAFERREERRESRQHAYKSASLPELIFEAVKVLMQDQKNLLIALLSLVVLVLAVRGGSAPDEARLQAVVPESFAPVAQVPEVAVEKPVEPVMDVPKNVIPEPIVEVAIQDPVESAADTPKAVEPEVTQKPIQEPPQEPIEEPIQEPIQEPVQEAAYTEEQPRFATTESVHESAATEAADPCVRCSRALEDAELSLMTAPVSTIEIVKTVTETAVETVTVQALPTEAAKSFLDVVHNAEATHMEAELERIREMEGRVELEGGLDEAN; this is encoded by the coding sequence ATGCCACAACGAACTCAGCATCAGGACCTCGACTTCGAGATACACGTCGACCCATCTTGTCTGAGCGAACCTTTGGATGAGAAGCCATCTACCATGGAGCACGAGGATGTTGTAGGCGTGAAGGAGCAAGCTGCCGAGGAGCAGGATTCACACGGAAATGCTGGGGGTGACGATTCGATTCCAGATACTGAAACCTTGAAGGAGAGCGTGGAGAAAGCGGAAACCGACGAAGCTCCAGCTGAGAGTTCAGTGCCGGACACCCAAGATTTACAGCCGACTGTGGAGGAAGTCGCTGACGAGCCTGAAGAGGAGTCGACCACACATGGCAATGTTTGCGATGCGGAGGACGGCACTGAGTCACGAAGGGGTTCCGCCATGTCAAATGGTGAAGCTCTCGACGGTGATATCAAGCGGTGGCCGTCGAAGCGAACTGAAGCACTGATTCAGGCTGCAGCCAGAGACATTGTTAACCATGTGGCTAGTCGCCCCCGAGATTCCATTCAGAGTGCCGCTTCGATACCCGACGAGGAGGAAACCAGTTTTGTCACTGAATCATACACTGAGAGTCATCGTCACTCGCTTGGGGGAGAATCAGAAGCTGGTCAGAGCCACGTCTCCGAGGAGGATCATGCGCGACACACCGCTCCCACCGACGACGGTGGGGATAGCAGCTCCCACCACGAACACGAGGACGATGTGTTTAGTGACAACAGCCCTCGAAGCTCCATGGGGTCAATGTCTGAAgcagagaacaagaatgcCGGCAAGATTTCGCCGCACAAGACTCGGTCTGCACGGATCTCCGACATTCCCCAatccgacatggacgatgaCTTTATCCCCACCCTACGCGGCACACCCAGACCGGCTTTTAGATCTCCATCATCGGTGAAGGCGATGCAAATGTCTTCGCCACCTGCATCTGTCAATGGGACTCCTCGGTCAAGTCGTCGAACACCAATGTCGACCGTGTCGCGTCTTGGCTCACCAAGTGTTTCTGCCCAGTATTCACCCAAAAAGACGCCACCTCGGTTTAAGAGAAACACACCGccgctggtgctgctgcaCGTCACTGTTCTACCTTCACGTTGGGCTTGGGGTCATGTTCTGGACAATGCTCAGCTAAGTGAATTGAGTCCTGAGGCAAAGGCCCTTTGGGAGGCATGGAATCAGCTCCAAGATCGGACTGGCGATACTATTTCGGATCGCGGCATTCTTCTACCTCATCCTCAGAATGACTACGAAGTCTTGGAAGAGCGACTTTTAGAGACTCTGGAGCTCCCCATGCGGCGAAGAGCTCGGATCTTGGAATGTGGGCATTACCTGGGACCGTCAAACGAGATGTCTCTACCAGAGGAGATTGAGAGCGAAGACGAAGACTACTCTGATGCAGCTCGTTCACCTCGACAAAGCATGACAGAGCAAAGTCACTGGTGCAAGACTTGCCATTCCGACATTAGGTATGACTCGCTAGGGGATGCCAAAGTTTATCGCGTCAAGGTGTATGCAAGCAATGGCTTGATGAGAGCTGGCGCCTGGGAAGCGTGCTGGAAGGAGATGGAGCGCGTTGACGTCGAACTTGAGCCCATTATCGACTCAAAGCTTCAGGAAGAATTGAGCCGCTTGTCCATCGAGCAGGAGAGAGCCCTagagctggaagaagaagctgctgccgccgctgctgcagCAGTTGATGAGGAGATTCAACGACGGGAGGAGGCTGAGCAGGCTGAACAGGCCGAACAGGCTGAACAGGCCGAACAGGCCGAACAGgtcgaagaagctgagcaGTCATATATGCCAGAACAAATGGACGCTTCCGTTCATACGGAGTCATCTCCTCAGCCTGATATTCCCGTGGAGTCTAGCCCACCTTATGATGATACCCGCCGAATgagagaggaagagagaTTGAGGGAAATTTATGGTGCAAGTCCCCCATCTCACCCAGAATCTTCCTCAATGCCGGAGCCACGGCACTCGGACTTTGAGACCCGGGAAACACCAGCCTCGCCATCAGTGGAAGCCTTTGAGAGACGCGAAGAGCGACGGGAAAGCAGACAGCATGCCTACAAGAGTGCTTCTCTGCCCGAGCTCatctttgaagctgtcaaggtACTCATGCAGGATCAGAAGAATCTCTTGATTGCGCTGCTGAGtcttgtggtgttggtgcttgcCGTACGGGGCGGCTCGGCGCCAGATGAGGCTCGCCTTCAGGCAGTGGTTCCCGAGTCTTTTGCTCCTGTTGCTCAAGTTCCCgaggttgctgttgagaaACCCGTTGAACCTGTTATGGACGTTCCAAAAAATGTAATCCCGGAACCCATAGTTGAGGTAGCTATTCAGGACCCTGTTGAATCAGCAGCTGACACTCCGAAAGCTGTAGAGCCTGAGGTCACACAGAAACCGATACAGGAACCACCGCAAGAGCCGATAGAGGAACCGATACAAGAACCAATACAGGAACCAGTACAGGAAGCTGCCTACACAGAAGAGCAGCCGCGGTTTGCAACGACTGAATCTGTGCATGAGTCTGCTGCGACAGAGGCGGCTGACCCGTGCGTCCGCTGCTCGAGGGCATTGGAGGACGCTGAGCTGTCATTGATGACTGCACCAGTCAGCACCATTGAGATTGTCAAGACGGTGACGGAGACAGCGGTTGAGACGGTTACGGTCCAAGCATTACCAACCGAGGCAGCAAAGAGCTTTTTGGATGTTGTTCATAACGCCGAGGCTACGCACATGGAGGCCGAATTGGAGAGGATACGGGAGATGGAAGGACGTGTCGAACTTGAAGGGGGTCTGGATGAGGCGAACTAG